The genomic window GCCGAAGCCGATCTCCAGAGGGCCCGGCTTGATTTCCTTGTTCCAGTCGATCTTCGAATCGCCAAGACCCAGGTGCCACTTGCCGACCACTCCGGTTTCGTAGCCCGCCTTCGCCAGCAGCGAGGGCAGCGTGAGCGAGCCGGGACGGATGATGAGATTCGCATCGCCCGGCAGAATGTTGGTCCCCTGCTGCCTCCATGCGTATCTGCCGGTCATGAGCGAGTAGCGCGAAGGGGTGCAGGTGGCGGCGGCGGAATGGCCGTTGGTGTGCCGGATGCCCGCCGCCGCGATCTTGTCGATGTTCGGCGTGGAGATGCGCTTGGCCCCGTAGCTGCCGATGTCGCCGTAGCCGATGTCATCGGCATAGATCAGGACGATGTTCGGCAGCTTGTCGGCTGCCGGGGCGATGGCGGACAATGCGAGCGAAACGAACGTGAGGCGGGAAAGGAATGAATGCGGTGCGGGCATGGCAATGGCGGGAAAAAGAGGCTCAATCAGCGGGGCCGGAAAGCGGCGGATTTTCGAAGTAGGCTCCGTCGTTCTCCAACCGTGGATCTCCGGTGCGCTTCAGCTCGGCGAGAAGCCGGGTCTCGAGATCCTTGCGGATGGCGGCGTAGGCCGGGTCGCTGGCGACGTTCACGGTTTCGTACGGGTCCTTCGCCAGATCATACAGTTCCTCGCGGGGCCGTTTGTCAAAGGCCCTGTCGAAGAATGGTTTGCCCTGCGGAGTGGACCGGTTGGCGATGAGCCAGGACTTGGTGGGACCGGCATCGATGTCGGCGATGACGGAGCGTGTTTCCTTGAGGATCAGCCCGGGCGTGAGCTTGGCGCTCTCCGTATCCAGCAGGTCGAAGCGGCCCATGGGATAACGGTCGGGCTTGAAGTTGATGATGTAGAGATGCTGTCCGGAATGGATGGCACGCTGTGGATATGGCAGGTATCCCTCGCGGGCCTCCGCCACATGACGTTCGCGACCGGTGACCGTCCATGTCCAGGCCGGATCCACTTGGCCGGATTTCTCCGAGCGCAGGATGCTCCAAAGGCTGCGGCCGGTGACGGCGGCTGGCACGGGAACCTGCGCCGCCTCCAGGATCGTCGGAGCCAGATCGGTGAGATTCACGAAATCATCGACAACCCTGCCGCCCTTGACGCCGGGTCCGCTGATGGAGAGCGAGACGCCGGTGCCGAAAGTGTAGAGGTTGCACTTGCCGTTCGGGAAGCCGGGCGCTCCGTGATCCCCGCTGATGATGATGAGCGTATTGTCATACTCACCGGATTTCTTCAGTTCGTCGATGACCGTGCCGATGGCGGCATCCAGCGCGGCGACTTCACCGAGGTAATCGGCGAGATCCTCACGCACCTCGGGCACGTCGGGCAGGAATGGCGGCAGCTTTCCCTTGAGCGAATCCGGATCGATGTTCCAAAGCGCCTTGCCGCTGCCCTTCTCCCACGCGCGGTGCGTGTTGGTGGGGCCGAACCAGTAGTGGAACGGTTGCGAGTGGTCGCGCTTGTCGAGGAACAGCCGGAAATTCCCGCGCACTTCGTCGTAGAGTTCCTGCTTGGCGGCGTCGCTGGATCTGCCGTTGCCGATGAGCTTGGTGACATGCTGGGAAAACTGGCCGAAACGCCGCGAGGCCACCTGATAGTTGTATTTCTGGCCGTCAAAGGGGGCGTCTACCGGAGTTCCGGGACTCCACACCTTGTAGCTCTTGCCGATGCTGTAGCCGGAGTCGCGGAGCAGCAGCGGGAACGAGGGAATGGCCGGATCCCACACGGCCCCGCGCAGGATCGCGCCACGACCGGTGCGCCAGAAATATTGACCGGAAAGCAGCGAACTGCGGCAGGGCGTGCAGGAGGGCGCGTTGACATGCGCGTTGCGGAAAAGGACGCCCTGCGAGGCGATGGCGTCGAAATTCGGTGTCTTCACGAAAGCATTGAGCGCGGACAACGGCGATCCCGGAGCGGCGTTCTTGTGATAGATACCCGCGTAGCGGCCCCAGTCATCGGCGAAGATGAAAAGGACATTCGGGCGTTTGGCATCCGGTGCCGCCTTGCAGAGCGCGGCGAAGGTGAGAAGCAGGGCGAAATGGAGAAGCGTTTTCATAGGGTCAGTCGATCGAGACCTTCAACTGGCTGATCGCACCGGAGAAACGGTCCGCTTCCTGATAGTCTGTCACCGGGGCGGCGTTGTCGTGACCCAGCGCGAAATCCTCCGCAGGCTGGCGGGGGATGAGCCGCGGCGCTTTCGCTGAAACCGCCGGTTTGCCATCGATGGCGAGGGTGGCGGTGCCGTCCGGGGCCAGCCGCGCCTCGATGGCGTATTTCGCGGCCTGCGGTGCCGGGGAGGAAACCACGGTGGCCTCGCCGCTGCCGGTGCGGACGGTGAAGTGCAGCTTGCCGCCGACCAGATGGAGGGCGTAGCCGGCGGCGCTGCCACCCTGCGCCAGGATGATGCCATCCGGCTTGGAAGGCTCGATGGTCGCCGAGACGGTGAAAGGCCTGTTGCCGATCTGCGGGGCAGCACCGGATGCGAGCGTCGCACCGGGCTTGAGATCCGCCAGCGGCTTCGCGTCGTAGTGGGCGGACAGCTCGCCGGCGGACGGTTGGTGGCCGGGCAGCCACAAGCCGGTGGGATTTTTCACCCTGCCCGGCGGGCGGACTCCGGGACCGGTGCCTTCCTTGCCGAGATCGGCATCCACCGTCGCGGCGAGTTCACGCAGCTTCGCCACGATTTCCGGTTTCCCAGCGGCGAGATCGCGGGTTTCTCCAATGTCTTCATCCAGGTTGTAGAGTGTAGGTGTGAAAGGCTTGCCGCCGTCCGCGTCCGGCTTGCCATTGGCCTCGTTCTGGCGGGCGACGGCAAGTTTCCACGGGCCGGAACGCACGGCCTGGAGGTTGTTGCCCGCGAAGTAGAAATGGTTGTTCCTCGGACTCTCATCAGTCTCGCCGAGGAGCAGCGGCAGGAGGCTCCTGCCATCGATCTTGTGGCCCTCGGGAAGCTTTCCGTCCGCCACCGCCGCGAAGGTGGGAAGCAGGTCGAAGTTGGCGGTGATCGCACCAATGGTGCGGCCGGCTGGGATGTGCCCCGGCCACCAGGCGACGGTGGGAACCCGTACGCCTCCTTCGTAGGTGCCGCCCTTGCCACCGCGCAGGGGACCGGCTTCCCCACCCTCGCTGCCCTTGGTCAGCCAGGGGCCGTTGTCGCTGCTGAAGAGGATGAGGGTGTTTTCATCAAGCTTGAGCTCTCGAATCGTGTCGGCAATCTTTCCCACGCTCCAGTCCAGCTCCTCCACCCAATCGCCATAAAGCCCGTTCGCCGACTTCCCCTCGAAGTCCTTGCCCGGGTGGAGCGGAACATGGACGGCGGTGTGGGGCAGGTAGATGAAGAATGGTTGATCCTTCTTTTCCCGGATGAATGAGACGGCCGCCTCGGTGTAGCGGGCGGTCAGGCTCTTCTGGTCCTCGGGCGTGATGGTCTGGACAACGGTGGCGTCCTTCACCAAGGGCAATGGCGGCCGGTTGGGGCGGCGTCCGTTGCCCGGGCCGCCGCCCATGTCGTTCGAATACGGCAGCCCGAAATAACTGTCGAAGCCATGGGCGGTGGGCAGGAAATCCGGATGATCCCCCACGTGCCACTTGCCGATCGCGGTGGTGGCGTACCCCTCCTGCCGGAGGACGCTGGCGAGCGTGGGCTCGTCCTTCGCAAGGCCGATGGGTGCGGCGGGTCCCAGGACCTGCGGCAGTGAGACACGTTTCGCATAAGAGCCGGTGAGGATCTGGGCACGGGAGGGCGTGCAGACCGGAGCCGCATAGAAGCTGGAGAGCTTCGCGCCTTCCGAGGCGAGACGGTTCAGATGCGGCGTGCGGTTCTTCTTCGATCCGAACGGGCCGATGTCGCCATAACCGAGGTCGTCCGCCACGATCAGGATGATGTTCGGCTTCCGTGGCGCGGCATGAACCAAGGATGAAAGCGCGACGAGAGCGAGGAGCAGGGAAAGCGGTGGTTTTCTCATGATGATTTAGCGAGGTAAGCCGGATCATCCAGAGGTCTGGTCTTCTACCGAAACAGGAGGATCCCGATGTCCTCCGGCGACAACGCTAGAAAGCATAGGGCATGGGGTCAACCCAAAGAATACAATTTCAGGCAACATTATAATGATTTAAAAACATTCACTGTTTGAATACGGTGCCGTCCCTATTCCTCATTCAATGAAAGTCATGCGACTCCGCCGCATGGCCGCGGTCCATTCCCTCAAGAGGCGAAATACCCGTGACGTAAACCGTCGGCTGGTCGCCCTCGGACCGCTGGAGCCGGCCTGCCACGGAGAGGAAGGATTCGCTGGTGATCACGAGACGGAAAGCGTGGAACGTCTCCTTCTTGACGAAGAGGTTGGCGATACCCGTCTCGTCCTCCAACGAGATGAAGCAATGCCCTTTCGCGGTGCCCGGACGTTGCCGGCAGATCACCATTCCCGCCACCTTGATCGGAAAGCCCGAAGGGAGATAGTGCAGATCCCTCGCCCGTTGGTACTGTCTTGTTCCCATTCGTTCGCGCCACAGCCGCATCGGATGCGGACCGATCGAAGCTCCCTGCGTCGCAAGATCGGAGGAAAGACGCTCCGCCATTTCCATCCGCGGCATGATTCCGTGGTGGGTGGGATTTCCGGATGTGAGCAGATCATCGAACAACGGCAGCTCGACCTGCCACAGGGCTTCCCGACGATGCTCCACCTGCGGCAGATCGTTCAGCGCGCCCGCATGAGCCAGCAACCGCTTCTCCTTTTCCGTCGGGCGGACACGCGACAAGAAATCCTCCAGGGAATCATATGGCCTGGCTTTCCTCTCCCTGACGATCCGCTCCGCTGTCACGCGGCCCAGGCCCTTCAACCGCAGCAGGCCCAGCCGCAGGGTGGAATCATCCAGCACCGCGGTGACTTCCTCGCTCCACACGCACGACACCGGGAGCATGCGGATGCCGTGGCGTTTCGCATCCTGGATCAGGGTGTTCACCGAATAAAAACCCATCGGCTGGTTGTTGATGAGTCCGGTGTAAAATTCCGCCGGGTGATGCACCTTGAGCCAGCACGAAGCATTGGCGATCATCGCGAAGGATATGGCATGGCTTTCGGGAAAACCATACAGAGCGAAGGAACCGATGGAATCCACCACCTTTTCACGAACCACCGGATCGATGCCGCGCTCGTCCATCCGCTGCCGGAGTTTCGCCGTCACGCGTTGCATCCGGCTGTCATCCCGCTTGAAGTCCATCGCCTTCCTCAGCTCGTCCGCCTCCCCTCCCGAAAAACCCGCCACCTCCATCGCGATGCGCAGCACTTGTTCCTGGAAGAGAGGGATGCCCAGCGTGCGCTTCAATGTCTTCCTACAAGCACGATGGATATAATCCGGCTTCTCCCGTCCGCTGCGCCGGTTGAGATAAGGATGCACCAGATTACCCACAATCGGACCGGGGCGGATGATGGCCACCTCGATCACCAGATCGTAAAACTTCTTCGGTCGCATGATCGGCAACGTCGCCATCTGGGCGCGTGACTCGACTTGGAAGGTGCCGATGGTGTCCGCCCGGCAGAGCATATCAAACACAGCCTTGTCATTCGTGGGAATATCCGCCAGGTCCATCGGGTCGCCCCGGCGGGTGCGGATCTCCAGC from Luteolibacter yonseiensis includes these protein-coding regions:
- a CDS encoding sulfatase-like hydrolase/transferase codes for the protein MRKPPLSLLLALVALSSLVHAAPRKPNIILIVADDLGYGDIGPFGSKKNRTPHLNRLASEGAKLSSFYAAPVCTPSRAQILTGSYAKRVSLPQVLGPAAPIGLAKDEPTLASVLRQEGYATTAIGKWHVGDHPDFLPTAHGFDSYFGLPYSNDMGGGPGNGRRPNRPPLPLVKDATVVQTITPEDQKSLTARYTEAAVSFIREKKDQPFFIYLPHTAVHVPLHPGKDFEGKSANGLYGDWVEELDWSVGKIADTIRELKLDENTLILFSSDNGPWLTKGSEGGEAGPLRGGKGGTYEGGVRVPTVAWWPGHIPAGRTIGAITANFDLLPTFAAVADGKLPEGHKIDGRSLLPLLLGETDESPRNNHFYFAGNNLQAVRSGPWKLAVARQNEANGKPDADGGKPFTPTLYNLDEDIGETRDLAAGKPEIVAKLRELAATVDADLGKEGTGPGVRPPGRVKNPTGLWLPGHQPSAGELSAHYDAKPLADLKPGATLASGAAPQIGNRPFTVSATIEPSKPDGIILAQGGSAAGYALHLVGGKLHFTVRTGSGEATVVSSPAPQAAKYAIEARLAPDGTATLAIDGKPAVSAKAPRLIPRQPAEDFALGHDNAAPVTDYQEADRFSGAISQLKVSID
- a CDS encoding sulfatase family protein; this encodes MKTLLHFALLLTFAALCKAAPDAKRPNVLFIFADDWGRYAGIYHKNAAPGSPLSALNAFVKTPNFDAIASQGVLFRNAHVNAPSCTPCRSSLLSGQYFWRTGRGAILRGAVWDPAIPSFPLLLRDSGYSIGKSYKVWSPGTPVDAPFDGQKYNYQVASRRFGQFSQHVTKLIGNGRSSDAAKQELYDEVRGNFRLFLDKRDHSQPFHYWFGPTNTHRAWEKGSGKALWNIDPDSLKGKLPPFLPDVPEVREDLADYLGEVAALDAAIGTVIDELKKSGEYDNTLIIISGDHGAPGFPNGKCNLYTFGTGVSLSISGPGVKGGRVVDDFVNLTDLAPTILEAAQVPVPAAVTGRSLWSILRSEKSGQVDPAWTWTVTGRERHVAEAREGYLPYPQRAIHSGQHLYIINFKPDRYPMGRFDLLDTESAKLTPGLILKETRSVIADIDAGPTKSWLIANRSTPQGKPFFDRAFDKRPREELYDLAKDPYETVNVASDPAYAAIRKDLETRLLAELKRTGDPRLENDGAYFENPPLSGPAD